The genomic window GTGGCTGAGGGCGTCCTGTCACTGCGCACCCTCGGGTCCACAGAGACTGAGCACAATATTGAGCTCAACACACCCTCAAAATCCTCAGTAAGTACTGGCCCCcacctgtttttctttttgggcTCATGTGTATAAAGATTTTCAATACACATTATTCATCTGGGGTGGCTCTCAGATGAATCATGGAAAAGGCTCAGCGTTCATGCGGATAATTCAGTCTGATTGGGTGAAGCGATGCAGAAAAAACtaactttttcacacaactagaTCTAGAGAAAATCATCAAGTGCTCTGCCCTTTTTCAAAACAGAAATCTGTGTTTCTGTTGCTTTacatcactcattcacacatccGTGACAATATTCCATAGTGTGGGATTTGTCTGGGATTGAAACTCCAACCTTTCGATCAGTGGCTATGACTGAGCTATGACATCTTCCCTTATAAATATTTCCTCCTATTTTAATCCTACTAATTAAACATACTAGTATCTACTGTAGTTGTATTTCTTTGCACAATTGCAAAAGTCCAAAGTAtgcaataaaaaagaaaacatttggttAATGTTACCTTTTTATTGTCTCTCACTGCGCTTTGATTTCAAACTGCTCACTTTCCTGCGTAATAAAGTATCTCATTAAGTTCTCattaactttttaaaatcttgatatatttttagtattttcaTGACAGTAAGGAGAATGATCGCATTGTCTTTGCCTTATAAAAAAGCTCCTATGATGCATCGTGGTCCAGTGGTATTTAAAAAATTGTCCTTAAATAAAGACTATCCTTACCATTGCATAATCCCAAGACAGAATAGCAAGGAAGTCATTTGGGGCCATTTTTAGACAATTATTTGATTACAGAAAAAATGCGGTTTTGCTGAATGCTCGACATGGAAAGTAGGTCATCATATAAAACCTCAAATcatttcagcagctctcagtgGTTACGATAAATGGAGCGGTGTCTGGCCGTAGCTGTAAGATCTGGGCTGTTTTTGTACTTACAGCTTCAATCAGACAGGAAATACTGCCGCGAGGGACACTTTGGATCCAACCAGTGATTTGTGAAATGAAAGACACGCATTTTCAAATCTGTCTGTCAAAAGACGAGACCCCAAAGTGAACCATTTGGGAAACACAAATATGGAGTATTAGTTtgtataatgtaaaaatatatatacttggCTGTAGTTCTCCCGGTGGGGGAGGACTACAGccaagtatatatatttttacattatacaAACTAATACTCCAGATTTGTGGAGTATGGAGTATTAGTTTGtataatgtaaaaattatacaaacctcccaccgggaggaggccccggggaagacccaggacacactggagggactatgtctctcggctggcctgggaacgccttggggtcccaccggaggagctggaggacgtgtccggggtgagggaagtctgggagtccctgcttagactgctgcccccgcgacccggccccggataaacggaagaaaatggatggatggatggatgggctgTAGTTCTGCTAACGTAAAGGGCTCGTATTACACGTCgtatgttttctgatctatgttataacattgtttcctcgtcaaaaacagacctggagttgtgttttgtttcattcacgcatgtttaacacacagtcctcctctcaaacggaaaacactctgttccaccttgtgatgtcatcatgtggtaatacaggaagtgctccactgtctttttaaactccacacaccttcactggaatcatttggatgatttcagcccttgaaTTCCCgacctctactgaactaaaattaaaaggtagctgttaacttgaaaactagcacttcatgacatcacaaggtggaacagagcattttgaactttggaaatttagacagactaataaactaggattattcaaacatgcgtgaatgtttttgatgaggttccagtgtcaattttgtgtaatataggacctaaaTAAAtcctctgttgtcttttattgatttgttcctattgattttattttcttgttttattagatttttttttgttttattggtaattgttttattgcttttatatacatatttattattttaattttgctatttgattttagtttaaacattgatttatttaactagttttttttgggtttttttataatgtatttgtgcagcactttggaaactgcatttgtttgtgaaatgtgctatataactaaagtggattggattggataaaTAGAACCTGTGCTGTGACTAATACTGACAACATAGCACCAATTAAAGGgacgctgtgtaacttttctaatggggaTCCGCCATCTGCTTGCCTGCTCCATACAGACATTATTGCATTAACTGAAACATtccgcagtatagcattaaactcatttttatcgcaaaaataaatacactcacTTTCATGCtttcttactctgagtgggatTTCCTTtgcacaaatctgacctgcttctctccacagCAAtatgattaatgccatactgtggaatattacaggcaaagcaatatcctggttgggcatACAAATTGATGTCCATTTACTGGTTGATGTTGGCTCAGGTTCAGGCTGTCTTATAATGATCAatcttttatttaaacagtgcAGCTCCAGTTACTTGCAGGATTTGGTCAGTATTGTTCTTATGTTCTTATGTCTTCCTCTGCCGCAGATGTGTCACTCAGAACTGCACCTCTCCACCTGTTTCCAGCCGGTCAACAGTCGAATCCAACTCCAGATCTTCACAGCACAAAACCTCCCCCCGTCCTCTTCACCGCTCACTCAAAGTACGTACCATCAGCATGTGTATAGTATTAACAGTTCAAGTTTTATATGATTGATGATGCTTTAACATGGTGATTTCAGTTCAGCCATGCATGTACAGTACTGATTGTAATTATAAGAGAtaactgtcaaaaataaacaaatactaaactaaacaaacaaaatggaacCAGAAATTAATCAGAAAAAGCAAAGACAAAACCCATATGGATTCAGTGGATTCATTTAACAAagtctaaatctggactaaagtgAAGATAAGAAACAAGTTTAATTTTTACACATCATTTTTTTGAAAGTCCTCACTTGTAGTAACAGTTATTTCTATGTAATATTCTGATGCGTCTCAAAAACAAGTTCTTTTTACACATgtatggggcgacagtagctcagttggttgagtgtttgtccactgatctgaaggctggcgGTTCGATttccgctctcaacataaacatcatcagctagatccactgacccacaggttggtggtggatcccacaaatgaatactgttgttgtgtcctggggcaagactattaacccaccttgtcttgaatgtggaaaagctctatataaaaatgtgatcttttACCATGTGTTTTATATCGTATTTGTTAAAGATAGGAATAAATtggtattattttatgttgtgaTATTGTGTAAATtggtattattttatgttgtgaTATTGTCTAGCATATTGTGTTCTACCTATAAATCTTATGTTTTCTTTCCCTGTAGCATTTTTCGTGAAGTCTGAGTTGCATCAGTGTGGTCATGttgtgatgaagaagaagaccaAAGCGGTGAAGGCGTCCGGAGGAGTGTGCGAGTGGAAGGACACGTGTCACTTCCTGTTGGAGTCTCTGGATCAAGCTTGTTCTCTCACCATCAGACTGTACAGCCGTTCATCTGTGCGCCGGAAACAGTGTCTGGGACAGGTATGTAACCCATGAATTATACTTAATTTGATTCATAattttccttgatgtaaagcgcttttatGGTGTCTTTTAGtgtcagaaaaaaaagacaCTAAGGCTAATGCAtcagtattatcattattacaatgtttttatCCATGTTGTCAGATTGTTTTGGGATTCAACAGCCCCATCCCAGAGGCAGTGGACCAATGGAAGGACACGATGGCTCATCCAGAGAAAGTGGTGACTGCCTGGCACCGGCTGAGCCCCCCCTGAAATAACCACCTCTCATCTGCAGAACGCAAAAACATTACATAGACCTCATTAAGGACTTTATAAAGCAATGCACAATAGATTTTTATAGACATTTGAACTCCCTGAACCAAGTGTTGCATTggttaaacaaaactgaaagtgCTTGTTTTTatagttgtatttgtatttgccaATATTTGCTAACATCACTAGGTTAATGTTGAGGCATTCACCCATTTTATTGCTACTTACTGTAAAGCTTATAAATGTTTACAAAATGGTATTTCCTTTATATTAGAAACAAactttatacatatacataacaACTTATATTGTCATTATATTGTTAGTTGCTGTTAACCCTGGTAGGTCTacaaaatattattgtttttgacgtgcactttatttttattacaatgtattttaaaggttaGTATGATTAAATTACTAGTTGAAAGTAAtgaattgtttgtttttcagctttATCAATACTACTATACAACCcgctgtgttgtgtgtgtgtaacagtccTTGGAGAAAAAAATAGCATGAGATTTTGAACATGTGCGTACAGTAACTGCCACTGTAAAAATAGGTCACCGCTTTGCCACTATTTCAAAATCACTGTAGAGGCTGCTGAAAGAAATTTCAAAGCaaagtcaatttaaaaaaaaaaagaagacaatTCATGACTGTGGTTATCACGGACAAACTGCTCTGGAAAGAACATTGGTGTAAGGACAGATAAGCAATCATATACAGTGGGGTTATGAAAAGTTTTGCTATTTTGAAAAGTGGCTAGAAAAACAGAAGCGGCATTTTCTTTCCTGTTGTCAAAACTATGGCTTGATTTTATGATTCAGGTCATATTAAATCATGTTGATCCAGTTTTAATCCTGATAATTGTATTCTAACTATTACAGAATCAGACTTTACTTAATAACAACTGGTGAAATCTGAGAATGGAGCCAAAATGATGAGACTGAATCACAAGAGACGTGTAGTTTCAATCATAGATTTTATTAATCTTTTAggtagttgaaaaaaaaaaaatctatgaatcTGCTTAAAAGCTTCTAGTAAAATAATTTAGTAAAAATAACTGAATTCAATTGTTTTTAAacgggcagtggtgtggacagctacgtgTTTACATcagtgtgaaggacccctctcCTCCAGGTGCTCTGGGTGAGGCAGCAGAGGCACTTTTTAATTGACTAAAATACTTTAATTAGTgaagtttatctaaagtatgggacaatgtatgaagagcccagaggaagttcgttttggggaaagagggacttttcagagaaaACTCGAAATATGTCCCCATTTTACATCAGTGGACCTGCAGGATAAAATAGTGAAGCTGGCCCTGTAtaattctgcagacaggacacacctcagagggacagaggacacaggtggGTCTGTTTATTAtactgtttttggttgtggcttgtccttttgtctctaaacatcagATGAAGTGAGTGTAGTTGAagcgtcactgctcctgtgtcagataAATAACTTTGATTATGGCAGAAAcgtctgttacatctgctgaacgaaagaacgacctgtgaacgactcctgaatgtGCTGTGAATGCTCATATAGAGATGGACCGATACcacttttaataaaatgagTATTTCATTTAGAGTACTCGCCAATACTGCgtaaaaatacagtttcaaGACATTATTTTTCCTGGTGTTTAATTATAGTGGTAAATCTAATTCATTTCATAGGATTTTTATAGTACAGCCTACCATTTCTTCTTAAGAATACTTATTTGAGGCTGTTTAAAATTTCAGCTGAAATCAGAAATCAGTAGAATTAAATAATCGCCTGGCTTTAATATTGCAGttgcgctaactgctaacgagctaactgctaacgagctaactgctaatgagctaactgctaacgagctaactgctaatgagCTAACTCCTAACTAGATATCTCATTAGCATTTAGCTCGTAACAGTGAGTGTCTTACTTTTACCAAGAACACTTTGACCAATATGTTCTTGCTGTGCGTCTTTTCAAAGCTCTGAACTCTCACTAAGCTCTATTCAgtcactaaatgtgtttgtcaattaGAATAACTGATAATGTAACTGGTATCGTCAAGAGCAGactatactgttatacttgtggctaTTGCTGTTCTGAGCCTATggaattttcagtctttttacaACTGGTAAAACTAGTTAATTTAGTCAAATATGAATGTGTGGCAGTGAACTGGCCTGAGCTCCAATGGCAAATTCAGATTAGCGCCCCCTAAAGACTAGGACCGGCCCTGGGGTTAGGGTCTAGTAAGATCACTGtgccctaaccctaactcctgTCATTTGTAATAATGCAATAGtttcaaaacaaaaacgtaTTTGAATGTTCCTAAATCAGTACTAGAGCAGGAGTAAAAAAGTTCATTTGAGAACTGCACCACCACTGTGTCCACAGAAGtgaaactaaaagtatttttatttgtggagCCCAAACCAGGAGTTTGAGTCACTGATTTGCGTCCGGGCTCACCAGCTCACCTCAATTGTATTTTAGCGTAACGACTGTTTAGTTTGTGGCTAATGTTGAACAAGGGACATTCCTGGCACTCCTTAAACCTGGAGACGTGACTTAACAATCAACTCCagataaaaaagaagaaaatgccTTATTGTCCTTTTGTGTGTTTAAGAGATTCTTGTCCTGGCATTGTTTTTGGATGTTTGCCAGTTGGGTCTATAGGGCCATTCCTCTAGTCCCATAATTATAGATTAAACAGAAGATGTTGTCTTTATCAAGCAGATGGTTCATCCAAAAATAAAGCCTTGTAAATGATCACATGCaaagaataatatttaaaaaatatgaaaggaAGTAGTgttgccacctgtttgtctccattttatttgtggagatattattgctttgccataAAGGCCCATAGTatcttagcttttttttttttaaattacagatgaaaaataccatgaaaaacaaacattcttaatgtgaatgggcttgcctctccacagatctgacacgtaacttggcctgttgtgtTACctgcaaagcaacaacatctctggagacaaccaggtgacagaccctccaccagaatagttacatagtacaccctTTAAATTAGAAGTGTGAATGAAAAGTTGCAGAAAGTGCAAACTTATAAAAGGCCTATTTTCATGAATAACCAGTAGCcacttaaaggtgtactgtgcaacttttctggtgaagtgtgtgccatctgcttgtctccatagagatgagaAACCTGCACAGTATGACATACATTTTCACTGTTAATAGGATCTTCACATATCTGACCTGCATGTCTCTATGGTTAGAGAAGTTTAAAGCTATATttgggaacattccaggtaaagcaatagcatttccATGACGATTAACATGTGGTGgaccctttaccagaaaagttacatagtacatctttaaaaacCCAACTTTCCAGCCTTCCTTACTGACATCAACACATTAATCTTGTGGGCCCCAGAGGTTCAAAGCAGCTCTTGGATAATGGTTGAGTAAACGTTTCTGGGTAACAGTTCCCTTTACCTTTATTAACCCGGGTCCATTTATTCGGGGGTGCACACGGCTCTAAACGGGAGGCCCCAGCTGCTGTCCCATTGGCTGCAGCTGTTCCATAGACGTGCTTTTCACTTGAACCAGATCAGATAATCTCATGTGGTATGTCTGAATGTCCCGTGTTTAGTCTGGGATTTGATTCTCCATTTAATTGAATGATGCAATAGCAGTTATACATCTTTTAACTGTGTCCAAATTTCTGTGTAAGCTTTATTGGCGTATTGGCGCCCCCGTGTGTCGAGTAAAAGATGTGCAAGAAGTCATTGAAACTTCACACTAGCTGTGGTTACATGTGTGCCCAAAATCTGTTCATGGAGAGGTTTTTGAAgttataaaattattaaattaataaCAAATCATTAAATAGATATTTTCAGATAcagatatttttcattttgtccaGCTTATCAAAATACACAGATGCTATATTGGGTTTGTCTGAATCTGACgatgtttgcaaaagttacaggaATTTTTATGCTTCGTTAAGACATCATTATGACCTCACACTGAGACTTAtgtaaattcttttaacaacttttgaccccagatatgACCTTATAAGGCTGCCTCGGTTTAGAGTCCATCTCATAAAAACCGtaggacaagtttgttaaagtatgATTTGCTATATTTGGACATCTGTGTACggtatattctgtcagatatcaacaataaacaaagtcggatccgtaactctccaaaGGAACGTAacagtgcgcgcctcacccgtgcgcacagatgagatgttaaggtgtgcacatcttatatttttacctacaataatgcaaactgcagaataaaacaacaccttttaaacaatggacaaattaagtctaattcatacagctgaacacaaatgtgccggagcgcatggtccgaatgcgcactatgtgcacagaagaaaagctaacgattatacacggtatattttacctacaattaagtcaatagcagaataaaccacgccgattgagaacagcatccaatccatcaaaaaataaggtcctttactcctgagtccactgtgggatctttactctttgccatgaactgCTCTGGGTCAGAGATGCGCCATTATGCattttctgcatccactcgtttcccaattcaccaaagtgccttaattaaaaaaattaagtgttcgtcgacgggcacttgcgtcacttccggcgcaacaaggaccggtccatttcgcctgcatggcattgaggagtacacattttcttccgggtacgtctgtttacggaaaaccatggatgtgatacatcatcctgtcccactgctcattggctgtaaggggcagaagtgtatgtacattgctgtaaagttgtaaagtaggcccgggtcgtcagaacgttaacaggttaataattatcgcgataatatcgttaatcgcgattattttggccacaataatcgtgagtctaaaatttaatatcgtcccatccctaatctATGGTTGTTTGTGTATACCGCTTTCCTTTCCTAGTGTCCATCTTCGgagctttatttgtttttcaagtAGCGCCTGGGAAGTGAAATATTGATGATTTGAGTTCGGAGCTGGTCTTTGGCGCTGCTCACTCCATGCGACCGCAAGCAGAAGTCCTTTTCCTATTTTTTTGTGGTTGATCTTTTGACTTAGAGcttttgtgtttctgtctcAATTTATACTGAGCGCTACAGTGTTCTATCAACTAGACTCATTGAGCATGCTCAGACTGTCTCCACTGTGCCCTGTGGGACAGTGGTTGAGAAGAGGGGCAGGGTGGTCCAGAGCTGGTCTCATTATGTGGAGGTCCGGCCTGGGGCAGATGGTCCTGTCTGGGGACTTCCAAATGATAAAGGATTTGTGATCATTTAAAAATTCTGGTGACCATGAAAAattgaccaatgatgtttttatgtcagGAGTGGGATTCGAGctgccaaccttctgatcagtattaacctttatttttaaattgaatCTCTTCTAACAAAGGCCTCCATAGTGAATCCCCAGTGATCCTCAGCCCTGTAGCTCCGTGCACAGTACTCTTTACCTCCTaaacatattgtattttattaggTGCAGGTCGAGCAGGTGATTTTTCTTCTGAGCTAAAAGCGTGACATGCGGTGCAGGTGCATAATTAGCCCTTGGTCTGTTTTGTAACGGGTTTGGGTTTGGGCCATTACTTTAGGCTTTACAAGCAATTATGATAATGCTGCAGTTGTAGAGCTGTTTCCCGGTTTGTTTAAAACAGGAAGAgatgtacagtatatacagaGGAGAATTGTAAGAAGGAAAAGTGTAGGCTTACATGATTTCAAATGCAAATTTATTAATgcaatgatttaaaaaatgcagtataaaaaagtataaaaaatggctataaaaatttaaattgtaataattgttgaattgtctaaaaaagtaattgaaataaaatcattgttctaaaataaaactagaagCTTATGTCTCCAACCAAGGGTGACGCAGAAGCTCCTCAAACGAGGGCCTGTCATTAGGGTTTTTGGCCAGGCAAGATTTAAGGAAATGCCGACATTCTGAAACACAAAAAAGGGAAAAGGTtaggaaataaatataaaccaaGTTCTTCATCTCAAAATACACTTGACATGTTTATGttgtaatatataaatgtaatatcttACCTTCTGACAGGCCCGAGCCGAAGcgtctcttcctcctcaggtAACAGTGTGTATTAAAGGCCTTGAGATGGAGGAGGTCGTAGAGCAGCGTGCCCAGATGAAAGACTGTGGTGGGCTCAGCTCTGTACGCTTTACAGGAATACCACTCAGGAGGCGCTTTACTGAATGTCCCTGAAATCACAATATCAGTTATGATACTTACTCTgctttttacactttattacTCATTACTGTTGAAAATAGTACTTAAGAGAAGATGAAATACCTGCATAATAATCATAGGTGCCTTCCTTGACTAGACAACCACAGCCAAAGTCAATGACCCGTGCTTTGGGGTAGCTGTGGTTCGTCTCCACTAGAATATTCTCTAGTTTCAAGTCGCGGTGGAACACGTCGCTGTTATGCATTTGGATGGAGGCTTCCACCATCTGCTTAAGAATTACTtttgcctcctcttcctccagcaCTCCTCCTTTGGCATCTTTATAATCTAGCAAGTCCACTGCGGGATAAGGCCGTTCCATCACGAGGATGAGCTCCTCTGGAAGCTCATAACAGTCCAGTAAAGAGACCACGGCCGGGCAGTTCCCCTGGGACACTTTAGCCATAAGAGCCACTTCATCGATGATGTTGTATTCCACGCCATTCTGCACCTGAAAAACACCAAAGCATTTTACTCATAATGCTCACTttaatctgtttgttttggttaaagGTATATAATTTCACCTACCACTTTTTTATAGAAGACTTTGTCTCGTGGAATGTGCTTGATGGCCACCTGTAACAGTACAAATGTTAGTGCTTTATATTTTGGGATATTTTGGTGTCATTTTGAAAGTTATAATAGTCGTAATAAATGCTTACAATGGAGGCGTCATGCAGACATATGCCGGCAAACACAGAGCCGAAGCCTCCGCTGCCCAGATTGTGCAGCTCAATGTACTTCGACTCAAAGTCAGCTCTGCTGGTGCTGACCTGGTAGTTGACATCGTATAGTTCATCCTCAGGAGAACTGCAGCTCTCAGGAGAACTGCAGTTCTCAGGAGGACTGCAGGTCTGAGGAGAACTGCAGGTCTGAGGAGGACTGCAGGTCTGAGGAGGACTGCAGGTCTGAGGAGAACTGCAGATCTGAGGAGAACTGCAGCTCTCGGGCAAACTCTCAAGTTTGGCCTTTTTGAGTTCGACGTTGGGCTCAAACTCGGCTTTCCGTTTCCTTTGTACCTTGGTCTGTCCCTCCACAGGGACACAGGTGTCAGTGCCTAACACAACAATATGATCATTAGTGAAAACTGCTCATACCAGTGTCTAAACTGACACTAACACTGAAAATCTATAATATTGTGGTATTGTAACTGAATTTCTGCATTTTGAGTCTGAagtctggctctctgctccataAATCCTGACATACCTGAACTTTTTGCACTGTCCTCCTGCTCAGAGGTCCAACGCCTCTTTTTAGCACGTTGTGGCATCATTGTCTGCACTTTGGTTTAGTTTGCCAAAGTACTTTCACTGTTTATTTGCTCTGTGTGAGAAGTGTGTCTGCTCTCGACGAAGGTTTGGTATCGACTGGTTCAGATCCAGTCTGAACCAGACTAGGTAAACTCCACGGTGACTTTATGACATCACCGATCATCGTCACGGCACCAGAGATTctagaatttggagcatttgttCTTTGGAACTGGTCTTAGTTTTAACTtggacatttatttacatttaaattattaaaatatgtttttataatcaatctgtttttaatgatataACTATTGCATTTCTCAATTGTTTTGTAATTTGTGTACTATTCGTTATGTCCCatagtgtttatattgtgtttggatttagtctaaatgtatttttccgCTGCATACATATATATTACTTTTCAAGAATATTAATACTTTTCTATTTACTTTACCTCAATATCACAACAGTCTGTGTATGAAACCACAAAGTTATGTgtcagtacaaaaatacaaaaatggcaCAATATTTTCTCTTGGTGATCTTATTTCTTCTCATCTC from Periophthalmus magnuspinnatus isolate fPerMag1 chromosome 22, fPerMag1.2.pri, whole genome shotgun sequence includes these protein-coding regions:
- the LOC117390859 gene encoding serine/threonine-protein kinase pim-1-like, which produces MPQRAKKRRWTSEQEDSAKSSGTDTCVPVEGQTKVQRKRKAEFEPNVELKKAKLESLPESCSSPQICSSPQTCSPPQTCSPPQTCSSPQTCSPPENCSSPESCSSPEDELYDVNYQVSTSRADFESKYIELHNLGSGGFGSVFAGICLHDASIVAIKHIPRDKVFYKKVVQNGVEYNIIDEVALMAKVSQGNCPAVVSLLDCYELPEELILVMERPYPAVDLLDYKDAKGGVLEEEEAKVILKQMVEASIQMHNSDVFHRDLKLENILVETNHSYPKARVIDFGCGCLVKEGTYDYYAGTFSKAPPEWYSCKAYRAEPTTVFHLGTLLYDLLHLKAFNTHCYLRRKRRFGSGLSEECRHFLKSCLAKNPNDRPSFEELLRHPWLET